In one Bradyrhizobium cosmicum genomic region, the following are encoded:
- a CDS encoding formate dehydrogenase subunit alpha, protein MLIRKSERRPERARPANAEAKPPSSGLDRRAFLKRSGVTAGALVAVGEIGLHGVRKAEAGPPPPVGAPVTIRKNICTHCSVGCSVVAKVANGVWIGQEPDYDSPINRGSHCCKGAAVRDDVLNERRLRYPVKLVNGQWTQISWEKAIDEIGDKLLDIRQKAGPDSVYWLGSAKFTNEAAYLNRKLAAFWGTNNSDHQARICHSTTVTGVANTWGYGAMTNSYNDIRNAKTILLMGGNPAEAHPVSLQHILEGKELNRANMIVVDPRMTRTAAHATEYVRVRPGTHIATIYGMLWHIFENGWEDKEFLSQRVYGLDEVRKEIAKWPPKEVERVTGLPEAQVKHVAQLFATQKPATLIWAMGQTQFTTGTANVRASCLLLLATGNIGQPGAGANIFRGHTNVQGATDLGLDVTSLPLYYGLAEEAWRHWCRVWEVDYDWMKSRFPDKKLMETPGIPSTRWFDATLLPKNQISQPNPVQAMFIMGHGVNTITRMPEAVKGIEKLELLVVCDPYPTAWSVLSERKNGTYLLPACTSFEMEGSRTNSNRSLQWGEKIVDPVFESKNDYDVMYMFARKFGFADLMFKNIKVENGAVSAEDILREINRGGWSTGYCGQSPERLKAHMRNQHKFDLVTLRAPKDDPEVGGEYYGLPWPCWGTPEFKHPGTPILYNTNLPVKEGGGTFRARFGVERVVKRKVMENGQEVEREDHDNLLAEGSYSVGSEIKDGYPEFTLGVLKKLGWDKDLTAQERETIARINPADPDKVSWSTDLSGGIQRVAIEHGCSPYGNAKARMVAWNLPDPVPVHREPIYTPRPDLVADYPTLPDAKQFRVPNIGFSVQKAAVDRAIAKQFPLILSSGRLVEYEGGGEETRSNKWLAELKQHMYVEINPADAAERGIVDGGWVWVTGAENSSRARMKAQVTERVGKGVAWMPFHFAGWYEGADLRAKYPVGADPIVLGESVNTLTTYGYDPATGMQEPKATLCQIRAA, encoded by the coding sequence GTGCTGATCAGGAAGTCCGAGCGTCGTCCGGAACGTGCCAGGCCCGCGAATGCGGAGGCCAAGCCACCTTCGTCGGGCCTGGACCGGCGAGCTTTCCTGAAGCGCTCGGGCGTCACCGCGGGCGCATTGGTCGCCGTCGGTGAAATCGGGCTGCACGGCGTGCGGAAGGCCGAGGCTGGTCCACCGCCGCCTGTCGGCGCACCGGTCACGATCCGGAAGAACATCTGTACGCACTGCTCGGTCGGCTGCTCGGTGGTCGCCAAGGTCGCCAACGGCGTATGGATCGGACAGGAACCCGACTACGACAGTCCGATCAATCGCGGCTCGCATTGCTGCAAGGGTGCCGCGGTTCGCGACGACGTGCTGAACGAGCGGCGTTTGCGCTATCCCGTCAAACTCGTCAACGGACAGTGGACACAAATCTCCTGGGAGAAGGCGATCGACGAGATCGGCGACAAGCTGCTGGATATTCGCCAGAAAGCCGGCCCCGACTCGGTATATTGGCTCGGCTCCGCCAAGTTCACCAACGAGGCCGCCTATCTCAATCGCAAGCTCGCGGCGTTCTGGGGCACCAACAATTCCGACCATCAGGCGCGGATCTGTCACTCGACGACGGTCACCGGCGTAGCCAATACCTGGGGCTACGGCGCGATGACCAACAGCTACAACGACATCCGCAACGCCAAGACCATCCTGTTGATGGGCGGCAATCCGGCTGAGGCGCACCCGGTTTCCCTGCAGCACATTCTCGAAGGCAAGGAGCTCAACCGCGCCAACATGATCGTGGTCGATCCCCGGATGACGCGGACCGCTGCGCACGCGACCGAATACGTCCGGGTTCGCCCCGGCACGCACATTGCCACGATCTACGGCATGCTGTGGCACATCTTCGAGAATGGCTGGGAAGACAAGGAATTCCTCAGCCAGCGCGTCTATGGCCTGGACGAGGTCCGAAAGGAAATTGCGAAGTGGCCTCCCAAGGAGGTCGAGCGCGTGACCGGCTTGCCCGAAGCGCAGGTCAAGCACGTCGCTCAATTGTTCGCGACGCAGAAGCCCGCGACGCTGATCTGGGCGATGGGGCAGACTCAATTCACCACCGGCACTGCCAATGTCCGCGCCAGCTGCCTGTTGCTGCTTGCCACCGGCAACATTGGGCAGCCCGGCGCCGGCGCCAACATCTTCCGCGGCCACACCAACGTGCAGGGTGCCACCGATCTCGGTCTCGATGTCACCTCGTTGCCTTTGTATTACGGTCTCGCCGAGGAGGCCTGGCGGCATTGGTGCCGGGTGTGGGAGGTCGATTACGACTGGATGAAGTCGCGTTTCCCCGACAAGAAGCTGATGGAGACGCCGGGCATTCCGAGCACGCGCTGGTTCGACGCAACCTTGTTACCGAAGAATCAGATCAGCCAGCCCAATCCGGTGCAGGCCATGTTCATCATGGGACACGGCGTCAATACCATCACCCGGATGCCGGAGGCCGTGAAGGGCATCGAGAAGCTCGAGCTGCTGGTGGTCTGCGATCCCTATCCGACCGCGTGGTCGGTGCTGTCGGAGCGCAAGAACGGCACCTACCTTTTGCCGGCGTGCACGAGTTTCGAGATGGAGGGCTCGCGCACCAACTCCAACCGGTCGCTGCAATGGGGTGAAAAAATCGTCGATCCGGTCTTCGAGTCGAAGAACGACTACGACGTGATGTACATGTTCGCCCGCAAGTTTGGATTTGCCGACCTGATGTTCAAGAACATCAAGGTCGAGAACGGCGCGGTTTCGGCGGAGGACATCCTGCGCGAAATCAACCGCGGCGGATGGTCGACCGGATATTGCGGGCAGTCACCGGAGCGGCTCAAGGCCCACATGAGGAACCAGCACAAGTTCGATCTGGTGACATTGCGGGCGCCGAAGGACGATCCCGAGGTTGGTGGGGAATATTACGGCCTGCCATGGCCGTGCTGGGGTACGCCGGAGTTCAAGCATCCAGGCACGCCGATCCTCTACAACACCAATCTTCCGGTGAAAGAGGGCGGCGGCACCTTCCGTGCACGCTTCGGCGTCGAGCGCGTGGTGAAACGCAAGGTGATGGAGAACGGGCAGGAGGTGGAGCGGGAAGATCACGACAATCTTCTTGCCGAGGGCTCGTACTCCGTCGGTTCGGAGATCAAGGACGGGTATCCCGAGTTCACCCTTGGCGTGCTGAAGAAGCTCGGCTGGGACAAGGATCTTACTGCGCAGGAACGCGAGACGATCGCCCGCATCAATCCGGCCGATCCGGACAAGGTGTCATGGTCGACCGATCTATCCGGCGGGATCCAGCGGGTCGCGATCGAACACGGGTGTTCGCCTTATGGAAACGCCAAGGCTCGCATGGTCGCGTGGAATCTGCCCGACCCGGTTCCAGTGCATCGCGAACCGATCTACACGCCGCGTCCCGATCTCGTTGCCGACTATCCGACCTTGCCGGACGCGAAGCAATTTCGCGTGCCCAATATCGGATTCTCCGTGCAGAAGGCCGCCGTCGACCGCGCGATCGCGAAGCAGTTCCCGCTGATCCTGAGTTCGGGCCGTTTGGTCGAATACGAAGGCGGCGGCGAGGAAACGCGATCCAACAAATGGCTCGCCGAACTGAAGCAGCACATGTACGTCGAGATCAATCCGGCGGACGCAGCCGAGCGCGGCATCGTCGACGGCGGCTGGGTTTGGGTGACCGGTGCGGAGAACAGCTCACGGGCCCGGATGAAGGCGCAGGTGACTGAACGCGTCGGCAAAGGCGTTGCCTGGATGCCCTTTCATTTCGCCGGCTGGTACGAGGGCGCCGATCTCCGCGCGAAATATCCAGTGGGAGCCGATCCCATCGTGCTCGGTGAGAGCGTCAATACGCTGACGACCTATGGCTATGATCCTGCCACCGGCATGCAGGAACCAAAAGCCACGCTGTGTCAGATCAGAGCCGCCTGA
- a CDS encoding formate dehydrogenase, translating into MKNEPPRKLLRRDLLKLTIVGVGVVSAGELLPSPVSAKPVDLNQKRKARYRPDSQEVRNFYRVNGYPPAR; encoded by the coding sequence TTGAAGAATGAACCACCGCGAAAGCTTCTTCGACGTGACCTGCTCAAGCTGACGATTGTTGGCGTCGGCGTAGTCAGCGCTGGCGAGCTGTTGCCGTCCCCGGTTTCCGCAAAGCCGGTCGACCTGAATCAGAAGCGCAAGGCTCGCTATCGACCAGACTCGCAGGAAGTCAGGAACTTCTACCGCGTCAACGGCTATCCTCCCGCTCGATAG
- a CDS encoding response regulator transcription factor, with protein MNRILLIEDDAETAEAIVAELADRGFEVQWAGDGVDGLDRARASSPDAMIVDRMLPGMDGLTVIEALRKDQVRTPVLVLSALGAVDDRVRGLRMGGDDYLTKPFALVELVARIEALLRRPGDSRETILHAGPLKLDLIERTAQRGERELDLLPREFRLLEYMMRRNDQLLTRAMLLEEVWNYKFVPATTNLIDVHMGRLRHKVDGPGETPLIHNVRGSGFVLRSRQ; from the coding sequence ATGAACCGGATTCTCCTGATCGAGGACGACGCCGAGACTGCCGAGGCGATCGTGGCCGAGCTCGCCGATCGCGGCTTCGAGGTGCAATGGGCCGGTGACGGCGTTGACGGTCTCGACAGGGCCCGGGCGTCGAGCCCGGATGCCATGATCGTCGACCGTATGCTGCCCGGCATGGATGGGCTCACCGTCATAGAGGCGCTGCGCAAGGATCAGGTCAGGACGCCCGTGCTGGTGCTCAGTGCACTCGGCGCGGTGGATGACCGGGTGCGCGGATTGCGTATGGGCGGAGACGACTATCTCACCAAGCCGTTCGCGCTGGTCGAACTGGTCGCGCGGATCGAGGCGCTGCTGCGCCGTCCCGGCGACAGCCGCGAGACCATTCTGCATGCCGGGCCGCTCAAGCTCGACCTGATCGAGCGGACCGCGCAGCGTGGCGAGCGCGAGCTCGACCTGCTGCCGCGCGAATTCCGACTGCTCGAATACATGATGCGCCGGAACGACCAGTTGCTGACGCGCGCCATGCTGCTCGAGGAGGTCTGGAACTACAAGTTCGTTCCGGCGACTACGAATTTGATCGACGTCCATATGGGCCGGCTTCGCCACAAGGTCGACGGCCCCGGAGAGACGCCGCTGATCCACAACGTCCGGGGCTCCGGCTTCGTCCTGCGCTCGCGGCAATAG